A genome region from Hevea brasiliensis isolate MT/VB/25A 57/8 chromosome 7, ASM3005281v1, whole genome shotgun sequence includes the following:
- the LOC110655445 gene encoding cytochrome P450 86B1-like, which translates to MARNVLFSAVEWVYAHSSFWDVALALLGLFVFSCIRERLTNKGPMLWPVLGVIPTMLLYINDTLSFATRSLIKAGGTFQYRGVWMGGNHGVMTADPVNIEYMLKTNFNNFPKGKYYRDRFQDLLGDGIFNADAELWKDQRRTAKTEMHSSRFISHSYQTMQDLVHLKLLKLTEKLVKSGDCFDLQEMLLRFTFDNICTAAFGVDPGCLNLDLPEVPFAKAFEEATELTLFRLLMPPFVWKSMKFLGIGYEKRLSTAIKIVHEFAEETVKDRRNKLIKLGSLKDHSDLLSSLMDTEYTEKGKNQLQFSDKYFRDFCVSFILAGRDTTSVALAWFFWLVHNNPNVENNILCEINEILGLRECWKENDDIVFTEEELKNMVYLQAALSESMRLYPSVPTEMKEVIEDDVLPDGSVLKKGARALYCIFSMARMESIWGKDCLEFKPERWIRDGKFVNENQFKYAVFNAGPRLCLGKKFAYLQMKMVAASTLLRYSVKVVEGHEVVPKITTTLYMKNGLLVTLKPRLVPGGHC; encoded by the coding sequence ATGGCAAGAAATGTGCTCTTCTCTGCAGTGGAATGGGTGTATGCCCACTCATCCTTTTGGGATGTAGCTCTTGCTTTATTGGGACTCTTTGTTTTCAGCTGTATACGTGAAAGACTCACCAACAAGGGCCCTATGCTATGGCCTGTCTTGGGGGTCATACCGACCATGTTACTCTATATCAATGACACGCTCAGTTTTGCCACCAGATCATTGATAAAAGCTGGCGGAACATTCCAGTACAGAGGTGTGTGGATGGGAGGGAATCATGGAGTCATGACGGCTGATCCTGTCAACATTGAGTATATGCTTAAGACAAATTTCAACAACTTCCCCAAAGGAAAGTACTATAGGGACAGATTTCAGGATTTGCTTGGGGATGGTATTTTCAATGCTGAtgctgaattgtggaaggatcAGAGGCGAACAGCGAAAACGGAGATGCATTCAAGCCGGTTCATTTCTCATTCGTATCAAACCATGCAAGATCTAGTTCACCTGAAGCTGTTGAAACTAACAGAGAAGCTGGTGAAATCAGGGGATTGTTTTGATCTCCAAGAAATGCTGCTTCGTTTTACATTTGATAATATTTGCACTGCAGCTTTTGGGGTCGATCCAGGGTGTTTGAACCTGGATTTGCCTGAAGTTCCCTTTGCAAAAGCTTTTGAAGAAGCTACAGAACTCACTTTGTTCAGATTGTTGATGCCACCTTTCGTTTGGAAATCCATGAAGTTTTTAGGAATAGGATATGAAAAGAGGCTCAGTACAGCAATTAAAATCGTTCATGAATTTGCTGAGGAGACAGTGAAGGATCGAAGGAACAAACTAATCAAACTTGGCAGCTTAAAAGATCATTCTGATCTCTTGTCCAGCCTTATGGATACTGAATACACCGAAAAAGGCAAGAACCAGCTGCAATTCTCTGATAAATATTTTAGAGATTTCTGTGTAAGTTTCATTCTTGCAGGAAGAGACACAACTTCAGTTGCCTTGGCATGGTTTTTCTGGTTAGTACACAATAACCCAAATGTAGAAAACAACATTCTGTGCGAGATCAATGAGATTTTAGGTCTTCGCGAGTGCTGGAAAGAAAATGATGACATTGTTTTCACAGAGGAAGAATTAAAAAACATGGTCTATCTCCAGGCTGCATTATCCGAATCGATGAGGCTTTACCCATCTGTGCCAACAGAAATGAAAGAAGTCATAGAAGATGATGTgcttcctgatggttctgtgctGAAGAAAGGAGCCAGGGCTCTTTACTGCATCTTCTCAATGGCTAGGATGGAGTCGATATGGGGGAAAGATTGCTTGGAGTTCAAGCCAGAGAGGTGGATTAGGGATGggaaatttgtgaatgaaaatcaGTTCAAATATGCAGTGTTCAATGCTGGTCCAAGGTTGTGCTTGGGAAAGAAATTTGCATACTTGCAGATGAAGATGGTAGCTGCTTCAACCCTGTTAAGGTATTCTGTTAAGGTAGTTGAAGGACATGAAGTTGTTCCAAAAATCACCACCACACTATACATGAAAAATGGGTTGTTGGTAACTCTCAAGCCTAGGTTGGTGCCTGGTGGGCATTGCTAG
- the LOC110655449 gene encoding protein SIEVE ELEMENT OCCLUSION B, giving the protein MAAVPRRPSNPRAERHMFSSSDDNAMMKQIQATHAPDGREFAVRPLLHLVEDIFQRAAPTGLATLVHPQGAHQAQLDAIDDKALQNGFYEMMDVLSHTINKISCEISCKCSGGGDAHATTLSIFNLLSSYSWDAKAVLALSAFAVNYGEFWLVAQLYLTNPLAKAVALLKQLPEIFERADLLNPKFEALNNLITATLDVAKCIVEFKELPSQYITPDAPEMLTATAHIPTAVYWTIRSIVACASQIIGLTGMGHEYIASTTEAWELSSLAHKVRSIHEHLMKQLTLCYHHIDEKRHIEAYQTLIRLFETPHIDNIKILRALIYAKDDQLPLYHGDTKKRASLDVLRRKNVLLYISDLELPHEELAMLEQMYTESRDQPTRTESQYEVVWLPVVDRSTQWNDAKQSQFDSLRSAMPWYSVYHPSQIDPAVIRYIKEVWHFNKKPMLVVLDPQGKVVNPNAIHMMWIWGSIAFPFTSSREEALWKEETWRIELLADAIDANIVGWIQGGKHICLYGGEDIDWIRKFTRSAHAAARTANIQLEMLYVGKSNPREKVRKNNDIIQAENLSHILPNLTLIWFFWVRLESMWHSKVQHNRTVENDSIMQEIVTMLSFDGSDHGWAVISRGSGGGDQMAKAKGGDILKGFDDFPSWQHNFTDESGFVPALNDYLHGHHDPLHCNRLILPGTTGRIPERVVCAECNRPMEKFIMYRCCTD; this is encoded by the exons ATGGCAGCTGTACCTCGCAGGCCATCAAATCCTAGGGCAGAAAGACACATGTTTTCTTCATCAGATGACAATGCAATGATGAAGCAAATTCAGGCCACTCATGCTCCTGATGGCCGTGAATTTGCTGTCAGACCTCTTCTTCATCTTGTTGAAGACATTTTCCAACGTGCTGCACCTACTGGCCTGGCTACACTTGTTCATCCTCAG GGAGCTCATCAGGCACAACTCGATGCAATAGATGACAaggctcttcaaaatggattttaTGAAATGATGGATGTTCTGTCACACACAATCAACAAAATTTCCTGCGAG ATATCCTGCAAGTGCTCTGGTGGTGGGGATGCGCATGCAACAACATTGTCTATATTTAACTTGCTATCAAGCTACTCATGGGATGCAAAGGCGGTGCTAGCCTTATCAGCATTTGCGGTGAACTATGGCGAATTCTGGCTTGTTGCCCAGCTATATCTTACAAACCCACTGGCCAAAGCAGTTGCACTCCTTAAGCAATTGCCAGAAATATTTGAACGTGCTGACTTACTGAACCCAAAATTTGAGGCACTTAACAACCTTATCACCGCTACTTTGGATGTTGCCAAATGCATTGTTGAATTCAAGGAGCTTCCATCTCAGTACATCACTCCTGATGCACCAGAAATGTTAACTGCTACTGCTCATATCCCAACAGCCGTTTACTGGACCATCAGGAGTATTGTGGCTTGTGCATCACAAATTATTGGCCTCACTGGCATGGGTCATGA ATACATAGCATCGACAACAGAAGCATGGGAGCTATCAAGTTTGGCCCATAAGGTCAGAAGCATTCATGAGCATCTCATGAAGCAGCTCACTCTTTGTTATCATCACATAG ATGAGAAAAGGCACATTGAAGCTTATCAAACGCTTATTCGCCTGTTTGAAACTCCCCACATTGATAACATAAAAATTCTTAGGGCTCTGATTTATGCTAAGGATGATCAACTACCACTCTATCATGGTGACACCAAAAAAAGG GCTAGCCTTGATGTGCTAAGGAGGAAGAATGTGCTGCTATATATCTCAGACCTTGAACTACCCCATGAAGAGCTTGCAATGCTTGAACAAATGTACACGGAGTCTCGGGATCAACCAACAAGGACAGAAAGCCAATATGAGGTAGTGTGGCTTCCTGTTGTGGACCGATCAACCCAATGGAATGATGCGAAACAAAGTCAATTTGATAGTCTCCGATCAGCGATGCCATGGTACTCAGTCTATCACCCTTCACAGATTGATCCCGCAGTCATCAGGTACATCAAGGAGGTCTGGCACTTCAACAAGAAGCCCATGCTCGTGGTCTTGGACCCGCAAGGGAAAGTAGTGAATCCTAACGCTATCCATATGATGTGGATTTGGGGAAGCATAGCTTTCCCTTTCACTAGCTCCAGGGAGGAAGCACTCTGGAAAGAAGAAACCTGGAGAATTGAGTTATTGGCAGATGCTATTGATGCCAATATCGTCGGCTGG ATTCAAGGAGGGAAGCACATATGCTTGTATGGTGGAGAGGATATAGATTGGATCCGGAAATTCACCCGAAGTGCACATGCCGCTGCACGAACAGCCAACATCCAGTTAGAGATGCTCTACGTAGGCAAGAGCAATCCAAGGGAGAAAGTCAGGAAAAACAATGACATAATTCAAGCAGAAAATCTTAGCCATATATTGCCAAACCTTACATTGATCTGGTTCTTCTGGGTGAGGCTAGAAAGCATGTGGCACTCCAAGGTGCAACATAACAGGACTGTAGAGAATGACTCAATCATGCAGGAGATTGTGACCATGCTCAGCTTCGACGGAAGTGATCATGGATGGGCTGTGATTAGTAGAGGATCAGGAGGCGGGGATCAAATGGCAAAGGCAAAAGGGGGTGATATTTTGAAGGGCTTTGATGACTTTCCGTCATGGCAGCACAACTTTACAGATGAGAGTGGATTTGTGCCTGCACTCAATGACTACCTCCATGGACACCATGACCCACTTCACTGCAACAGGTTGATTCTGCCAGGGACTACCGGAAGAATCCCCGAGAGGGTGGTTTGCGCTGAATGCAACCGCCCCATGGAGAAGTTCATCATGTACCGCTGCTGCACCGATTAA
- the LOC110655450 gene encoding protein JINGUBANG: MRLPSWLATCSTTTSTTAILFSVEQTTSPKHLVSDTSSSSDTPDSAFSSSTTSDASNVSLQSNLSLQTLPSVPSLQKLTPETLNGSISFLCSNSLHPRPKLPITCLAIHGNLLYSASSHEINVYDRTSCTLLHAFNDDDSSSGSVKSISFCEGKIFTAHQDCKIRVWKLTPTKEHKLVTVLPTVNDRLRRLFFPKNYVKVRRRKKLLWIEHADAVTGLAVNNGLIYSVSWDRYLKIWRASDLRCLESIKSHEDAINAVAVSADGTVYTGSADCKIRVWGKPLNEKRHVLIATLEKHKSAVNALALSDDGSLLFSGACDRSILVWEREDSANHMAVTGALRGHGKAILSLINVSDLLLSGSADRTVRIWQQGHDGKYSCLTVLEGHHKPVKSLAAAWEGGSNGVVSVYSGSLDGEIKAWQVSVSRPCSPVSPYQVIKN; the protein is encoded by the coding sequence ATGAGACTTCCTTCGTGGTTAGCCACCTGCTCCACAACCACATCAACCACCGCCATTTTATTCTCCGTTGAACAAACCACGTCTCCCAAACATCTAGTTTCCGACACTAGTAGCTCATCTGATACTCCTGACAGCGCCTTCTCTTCGTCAACAACTAGCGACGCCAGCAATGTTAGCCTCCAGAGCAACCTCTCTCTCCAGACTCTTCCCTCCGTCCCTTCCCTTCAAAAGCTCACACCCGAAACTCTAAACGGTTCCATCTCTTTTCTTTGTTCAAACTCTCTTCATCCTCGCCCAAAGCTTCCAATCACGTGCCTCGCCATCCACGGCAATCTCCTTTACTCTGCTTCCTCTCATGAGATCAATGTCTACGATCGTACCAGCTGCACGCTTCTCCATGCGTTCAATGATGACGATTCCTCTTCCGGTTCTGTCAAGTCCATCTCCTTCTGTGAAGGAAAAATCTTCACTGCTCATCAGGACTGTAAGATCCGCGTTTGGAAACTGACGCCGACCAAAGAGCACAAGTTGGTAACAGTTCTCCCCACTGTTAATGATCGTTTACGCCGTTTATTTTTTCCGAAGAACTACGTCAAAGTCCGGCGCCGCAAGAAGCTGCTCTGGATCGAACACGCCGACGCTGTTACTGGTCTCGCCGTTAATAATGGATTGATCTATTCGGTTTCTTGGGACAGATACTTGAAGATATGGAGAGCATCTGATCTCCGGTGTTTAGAGTCTATCAAATCACACGAAGACGCAATTAACGCCGTCGCTGTCTCCGCTGACGGAACTGTTTACACTGGGTCAGCGGATTGTAAAATCCGGGTATGGGGCAAGCCATTGAACGAGAAGCGGCACGTGCTGATAGCGACCTTAGAGAAGCACAAATCGGCAGTAAATGCATTGGCTCTGAGCGACGACGGATCATTGCTGTTTTCAGGGGCATGTGATCGCTCCATTTTGGTATGGGAGAGAGAAGATAGCGCCAATCACATGGCAGTGACCGGAGCGTTGAGAGGGCATGGCAAGGCCATTCTAAGTTTAATCAACGTCTCTGATTTACTATTAAGTGGATCAGCTGATCGGACGGTGAGGATTTGGCAGCAAGGCCACGATGGAAAATACAGTTGTTTGACCGTTTTGGAGGGACACCATAAACCGGTGAAGTCATTAGCCGCGGCATGGGAAGGAGGAAGTAACGGTGTCGTATCAGTCTACAGTGGCAGTCTGGACGGAGAAATTAAGGCATGGCAAGTCTCAGTTTCGAGACCTTGCAGTCCGGTTTCCCCGTATCAagtaatcaaaaattaa
- the LOC110655447 gene encoding protein SIEVE ELEMENT OCCLUSION C, translating to MNFFGSNPFSLHSSSTFLAEDILIKKILLTHDPDGRRLDSELLLCATENVMSYTATSEVLVSSFHIDAIAEKDISKIEVIGAEESLGQIIHKILNEMLFKNAGEGDLHARTMILFDLLGKYRWDAKLALILAAFATSYGEFWLIMQLYPHNPLAVSVAMLKQLPNDLSMLKPRLKALSKLVKTMVAVTKCIIKFEGLPLRYVKLDDEAMAIAKSHIYIAAYWITRSTLACSSQITDLIAMKPEQVSSNQTALAVWQLSSLVYRLSSLYSHLNRQVDFCHQQIETRLHQKLLNIFQEAHADNQEVLGVLLALKDDLPLKNSSTQEKLGVSELKDKVVVLLVSEPELLPLEGLFLLVHQTYNHLSHKNLDESYEIVWVPISFSDKWTEAEAERFNLLSNSLPWYSLRRPWLLNSAVVNYIKQVWNFKCDPLMVVLDSQGMVTNSNAIDMILIWGAKAYPFSSSREKQLWKEENWTLKLLVDEIDPLLTRWVEEGRNICIYGSENQDWIREFNDKMKESRSVGVQIEMVYVGSRHRSEHVRQILATINEEMHSSLFSFTKLHFFWIRLESMRRSIFRLGQSIISDHIQEEVSSLLDSTAEGWAVIGRGSTTDIVKLQGRKAMECLTKFSEWGGNVMKLGFFGALRSVLEAPPIPGPCNHSNIIPYAEGLVEEIAVCNKCKRPMESYVVYE from the exons ATGAACTTCTTTGGAAGCAACCCATTTTCTTTGCATTCCTCATCAACATTCCTGGCAGAAGACATTCTCATAAAGAAGATCTTACTGACACATGATCCTGATGGTCGTCGCCTAGATTCTGAGCTACTGCTTTGTGCAACGGAGAATGTCATGTCTTACACTGCTACATCAGAAGTACTA GTTAGCAGCTTCCATATTGATGCCATTGCAGAGAAAGATATAAGCAAAATTGAAGTAATTGGAGCAGAAGAATCATTGGGACAGatcatccataaaattttaaatgag ATGCTTTTCAAAAATGCTGGTGAAGGGGATCTTCACGCAAGGACTATGATCTTGTTTGATTTGCTTGGAAAATACAGATGGGATGCCAAATTAGCTTTAATACTTGCAGCATTTGCAACAAGCTATGGTGAATTCTGGCTGATAATGCAGCTATACCCTCACAATCCGTTGGCAGTATCAGTTGCGATGCTTAAACAGTTACCTAATGATTTAAGCATGTTGAAGCCTAGGCTTAAGGCCTTAAGCAAGTTGGTTAAGACAATGGTGGCTGTGACAAAGTGCATTATTAAATTTGAAGGCCTACCACTTAGATATGTAAAGCTGGATGATGAAGCAATGGCAATAGCAAAGTCTCATATTTATATAGCTGCTTACTGGATCACAAGAAGCACACTGGCATGCTCTTCCCAGATCACAGACTTGATAGCCATGAAGCCTGAGCAAGT GTCTTCAAATCAAACAGCACTTGCAGTGTGGCAGCTCTCAAGTCTGGTATATAGGTTGAGCAGCTTATACAGTCACCTCAATCGGCAAGTGGATTTCTGTCATCAACAAATAG AGACAAGATTGCATCAGAAGCTGTTAAACATTTTCCAGGAGGCCCATGCTGACAACCAAGAGGTTCTTGGCGTGTTATTGGCTTTGAAAGATGACTTGCCACTCAAGAATTCTTCTACACAAGAAAAG CTAGGTGTGTCTGAACTGAAAGACAAGGTAGTTGTACTTTTGGTCTCAGAGCCAGAGCTCCTCCCTCTAGAGGGACTATTCCTGCTGGTTCATCAAACATATAATCATCTTTCTCACAAGAATTTAGATGAAAGTTATGAAATTGTATGGGTTCCAATTTCATTTTCTGATAAATGGACTGAAGCTGAGGCAGAAAGATTCAACCTTTTATCGAATTCATTGCCATGGTACTCACTCCGGCGACCTTGGTTACTCAACTCTGCTGTGGTGAACTACATAAAACAAGTATGGAACTTCAAATGTGACCCTCTTATGGTAGTGTTGGATTCACAAGGCATGGTTACAAATTCAAATGCAATTGATATGATATTGATCTGGGGTGCCAAAGCATATCCATTCTCATCTTCAAGAGAAAAGCAGCTCTGGAAAGAAGAGAATTGGACTCTGAAACTTTTGGTTGACGAAATTGACCCCCTTCTAACTAGATGG GTAGAAGAAGGGAGAAACATTTGCATTTATGGAAGTGAAAACCAAGACTGGATCAGAGAATTCAATGATAAAATGAAGGAAAGTAGAAGTGTTGGTGTACAGATTGAGATGGTGTATGTTGGCAGTAGGCATCGGAGTGAACATGTAAGACAAATTTTAGCCACCATCAATGAAGAAATGCACAGCAGTTTATTCTCTTTCACAAAATTACATTTCTTTTGGATTCGGTTGGAGAGTATGAGAAGATCAATATTCCGACTAGGGCAATCTATCATCTCAGATCATATTCAGGAGGAAGTGTCATCTCTGCTAGATAGTACTGCTGAGGGATGGGCGGTAATAGGGAGAGGAAGTACAACAGATATTGTAAAGCTTCAAGGAAGAAAGGCAATGGAATGCTTGACTAAGTTTTCAGAATGGGGAGGAAATGTGATGAAGTTAGGATTCTTCGGTGCACTCAGAAGTGTCCTTGAAGCACCTCCTATTCCAGGGCCTTGCAATCATTCTAATATTATTCCTTACGCTGAAGGATTAGTTGAAGAAATTGCAGTCTGCAATAAGTGTAAGCGTCCCATGGAGAGTTATGttgtatatgaatga
- the LOC110655452 gene encoding uncharacterized protein LOC110655452, with amino-acid sequence MVKVATYFAMTLGAFIFWQSMEKVHVWIALHQDEKKERLEKEAEIKRVREELLRQAREKEDTLA; translated from the exons atgGTGAAAGTGGCAACGTACTTCGCAATGACATTAGGAGCCTTCATATTCTGGCAATCTATGGAGAAGGTTCATGTCTGGATCGCCCTTCATCAAGATGAAAAG AAGGAGAGACTGGAGAAGGAAGCAGAGATCAAGAGAGTCAGAGAAGAGCTCCTTCGACAAGCCAGAGAGAAGGAAGATACTCTTGCTTGA